One genomic window of Paramormyrops kingsleyae isolate MSU_618 chromosome 22, PKINGS_0.4, whole genome shotgun sequence includes the following:
- the mybpc2a gene encoding myosin binding protein Ca, with translation MPEAKKAAAKKDKAAAPPAGTKPEVKPPEVDEASATDDELPPHEPTPGAEPEQTELTGLFVERPENTVAIKGKDITFIAKVDSSNLLKKPAIKWLKGKWMDLGSKAGKHLQFKETYDRNTKIYTFEMKIVKVVDADAGGYRCEVLSKDKCDSCTFEITVEAAQEEQQANILAAFKRSGEAGEDEGELDFSVLLKKREVKQEEPKEDVDVWNILKDAKPCDYEKIAFQYGITDLRGLLKRLKKMKVEPKKCDAFLKKLETAYSVDKGKKIQLSLEIADPNAQLKWLKNGTEIKPSAKYVFESVGNKRTLTINKCTLADDAAYECVIGEDKSFTEVFVKEPPVTITKLLDDVHVVVGEKVEFEVEVSEEGANVKWMKDGVELSRDGKYRFKKDGKKHWLIINEATKEDIGMYQIFTNGGESKAELEVEDKELEVLQSIADLTVKAAEQAMFKCEVSDEKVTGKWFKDGVEVKANNRIKMAHIGRIHKLTIDDVKPEDAGDYTFVPEGYALSLSAKLNFLEIKIDYVPRQDPPKIHLDTTGNMVNKNTIIVVAGNKLRLDVEISGDPAPTVCWMKGDTVISETEGRVRVDNRKTLSSFVIEGAEREDGGKYSITVNNPAGEDKAELTIKIVDVPDPPEGVKCIGVGEDTATITWEAPKFDGGSLVKGYLMERKKKGSSRWTKLNFDIYESTTYEAKKMIEGVLYEMRVFAVNGIGVSQASSTSKPFMPIAPTSEPTHLTVDDVTDSGCKLKWRPPERIGAGGLDGYIIEYRKEGDTEWVQSNQDPVDKNSYMVRGLPTGEKMEFRVMAVNMAGRSAPAIMAQPVTIREIVEQPRIRLPRQLRTKYIKKVGEKINLVIPFQGKPRPSVNWFKDGEPLDAKKVSVRTTEVDTILFVRSTERDHSGTYMLSVQIENMEDKATFEIRVVEKPGPPIAVRVTDVWGFNAALEWKPPKDDGNCEITGYTIQKADKKTNEWFTVYEKNRRPSCTVSDLVIGNEYMFRIFSENICGLSDEAGLSKETAVIAKTGLAYLKLPYKEKDMQTSPKFTQPLQDRSVIAGYTTAISCSVRGYPKPKIIWMKNRMIIGDDPKFLMQNNQGVLTLSIRKPSLFDGGNYACKAVNDLGEDMVECKLEVRALTKDKEAAK, from the exons ATGCCTGAGGCCAAGAAGGCAG CGGCTAAGAAAGACAAGGCtgcagcaccacctgctg gcACAAAGCCAGAGG TTAAGCCCCCAGAGGTGGATG AAGCGAGCGCCACAGATGACG AACTTCCTCCACATG AGCCCACTCCAGGGGCGGAGCCAGAGCAGACAGAGCTCACAGGTCTCTTTGTGGAAAGACCTGAGAACACTGTCGCCATCAAAG GGAAAGACATCACATTTATAGCCAAAGTAGACTCTTCCAACCTGTTGAAGAAACCTGCCATCAAGTGGTTGAAGGGGAAGTGGATGGACCTTGGCAGCAAGGCTGGGAAGCATCTGCAGTTCAAGGAGACCTATGACAGGAACACCAAG ATCTATACATTTGAGATGAAGATTGTCAAGGTGGTGGATGCAGACGCAGGTGGCTACAGGTGTGAGGTGCTTTCCAAGGACAAGTGTGACAGCTGCACATTCGAGATCACTGTGGAGG CTGCCCAAGAGGAGCAACAAGCGAACATTCTGGCAGCATTTAAAAGATC GGGTGAGGCTGGAGAGGATGAAGGGGAACTGGACTTCAGTGTTTTACTCAAGAAAAG GGAGGTAAAGCAGGAGGAACCTAAGGAGGACGTGGATGTGTGGAACATTCTAAAGGATGCTAAGCCTTGTGACTATGAAAAGATAGCTTTCCAATATGGAATTACAGACCTAAGGGGCTTGCTGAAACGGCTGAAGAAGATGAAAGTGGAGCCAAAGAAGTGTGATG CCTTCCTGAAAAAGCTTGAGACAGCCTACTCTGTCGACAAAGGCAAGAAGATCCAACTCTCTTTGGAGATAGCTGATCCCAATGCGCAGCTCAAATGGCTGAAGAATGGAACCGAGATTAAACCTTCTGCCAA GTACGTGTTTGAGAGTGTGGGAAACAAGAGAACCCTCACAATCAACAAATGCACTCTGGCAGACGACGCAGCCTATGAGTGTGTGATTGGGGAAGATAAGAGCTTCACTGAGGTCTTTGTCAAGG AGCCCCCTGTGACCATCACAAAGCTTCTCGATGATGTCCACGTGGTGGTGGGAGAGAAAGTGGAGTTTGAGGTAGAAGTGTCTGAAGAGGGAGCCAACGTCAAATG GATGAAAGATGGCGTAGAGCTGTCAAGAGATGGAAAGTATCGCTTTAAGAAAGATGGGAAGAAGCACTGGCTAATAATCAACGAGGCAACCAAGGAGGACATAGGAATGTACCAAATCTTCACCAATGGGGGGGAATCCAAAGCCGAACTGGAGGTTGAAG ACAAGGAGCTGGAGGTCCTTCAGAGTATTGCAGACCTAACTGTGAAGGCGGCTGAGCAGGCCATGTTCAAGTGTGAGGTGTCTGATGAGAAGGTGACAGGGAAGTGGTTTAAGGATGGTGTGGAGGTGAAGGCCAACAACCGCATCAAGATGGCCCACATAGGGAG GATCCACAAGCTGACAATAGATGACGTGAAGCCAGAGGATGCGGGAGACTACACCTTTGTGCCGGAAGGATATGCACTCTCCCTCTCAGCTAAACTCAACTTTCTGG AAATCAAGATTGACTACGTGCCTCGTCAAG ATCCACCCAAGATTCACTTGGACACCACTGGAAACATGGTGAACAAAAACACCATCATTGTCGTTGCGGGCAACAAGCTGCGTCTGGATGTGGAAATCTCAGGAGACCCTGCCCCCACCGTTTGCTGGATGAAAGGAGACACG GTGATCTCAGAGACCGAGGGACGTGTGAGGGTGGATAACAGAAAGACATTGAGCAGCTTTGTGATCGAAGGAGCAGAGCGGGAAGACGGGGGCAAATACAGCATCACCGTAAACAACCCAGCGGGCGAGGACAAAGCTGAGCTGACAATCAAGATTGTAG ATGTACCCGACCCTCCTGAGGGTGTGAAGTGTATTGGAGTGGGGGAGGATACTGCCACTATCACCTGGGAAGCCCCCAAATTTGATGGCGGCTCACTAGTAAAAG GCTACCTGATGGAGAGGAAGAAGAAGGGCTCTTCTCGCTGGACGAAGCTAAACTTTGACATCTATGAGTCAACGACCTATGAGGCCAAGAAGATGATTGAAGGAGTGCTCTATGAGATGAGGGTGTTTGCTGTCAATGGCATCGGTGTCTCCCAAGCCAGTAGCACATCCAAGCCCTTCATGCCTATAG CACCCACCAGTGAGCCAACTCACCTCACGGTGGATGATGTCACAGATAGTGGCTGCAAGCTGAAGTGGCGCCCCCCAGAGAGGATAGGGGCAGGGGGCCTTGACGGCTACATCATAGAATACCGCAAGGAGGGAG ATACTGAGTGGGTCCAGTCCAACCAGGATCCTGTGGATAAGAACAGCTATATGGTCCGTGGGCTGCCCACGGGAGAGAAGATGGAGTTCAGGGTGATGGCTGTGAATATGGCCGGCCGTAGTGCCCCAGCCATTATGGCGCAACCTGTCACTATCCGTGAGATTGTTG AACAACCTAGGATCCGTCTACCCCGCCAACTGAGGACCAAGTATATCAAAAAGGTTGGGGAGAAGATTAACCTGGTCATTCCCTTCCAG GGGAAACCCCGCCCCAGTGTCAACTGGTTTAAGGATGGGGAGCCTCTTGACGCCAAGAAGGTATCTGTTCGCACCACGGAAGTGGACACCATCCTGTTTGTTCGCTCTACTGAGAGGGATCATTCCGGGACATACATGCTGTCAGTGCAGATTGAGAACATGGAAGACAAGGCCACCTTCGAAATCCGAGTCGTGG AAAAGCCAGGCCCCCCTATAGCCGTGAGGGTGACAGACGTGTGGGGCTTCAATGCAGCTCTAGAATGGAAGCCCCCTAAAGATGACGGCAACTGTGAGATCACGGGCTACACCATTCAGAAGGCTGACAAGAAAACAAAT GAGTGGTTCACTGTGTATGAAAAAAACCGGCGTCCCAGCTGCACCGTGTCTGACTTGGTCATTGGGAATGAGTACATGTTCCGCATCTTCAGTGAGAACATCTGTGGGCTGAGTGATGAGGCTGGGCTCAGCAAGGAAACTGCAGTCATCGCAAAGACTG GTCTGGCCTACCTGAAGCTTCCATACAAGGAGAAAGACATGCAAACATCCCCCAAATTCACTCAGCCATTGCAAGATAGGTCGGTCATTGCAGGTTATACTACCGCAATAAGCTGCTCTGTACGTGGCTACCCCAAG ccCAAGATCATTTGGATGAAGAACAGGATGATTATTGGGGATGACCCCAAGTTCCTCATGCAGAACAACCAAGGGGTGCTGACCCTCAGCATCCGTAAACCCAGCCTGTTTGATGGGGGCAACTATGCCTGCAAGGCCGTCAATGACCTAGGGGAAGACATGGTGGAATGTAAACTGGAGGTTCGAG CCCTAACCAAAGATAAAGAGGCAGCAAAGTGA